In the genome of Zootoca vivipara chromosome 6, rZooViv1.1, whole genome shotgun sequence, the window aagcggtggactctccttcctcggaggtttttaagtcGAGGTTGGAGGGCGATCAGCCATGGATGCTTTTAGccgagattcttgcattgcagggggtttggacttaggtgaccctcagggtcccttctaacttcatGATTCGATtgttgtttgtaagccgctttgcaATTCACGCAAATGAAAAGCGGGATTAAAGTTTGGCCCCTGAGGCAGACCACAAAATGGCGGTGGCCCCCCAACAGGGAAGAAGGGCCAAGTGAAGACCTAGATCAGGAGCAAGAGGGGAATAAAGGTCAAGAACAAAGATCAGACGAGATCCTCAGCGTCTGCCTTCACCAAGAGGACACAGAGGGGGTGGCATGGGGGTGGAAGGAAAGGGCAGATATGGTCTCCAAGCAGCGTGCCGCAGTTGCCACTGTCATTCTTTGAAGCCAGGATCTGCTGCCCTTATGgaccatagactcatagaatggtcgagctggaagggaccccaagggtcatctagtccaaccccctgaaatgcaggaatcttttgcccgaagCAGGAATCTATTGCCCAAATCTTTTCCCCAAAGCAACTGCCACGGAGCGATGGCCCTCTTCCCTGGATTTTAGCATCaccctctagaccagtgtttcccaaccttgtgcctccagatgttttgtgactacaattcccatcattcctgaccactggtcttgctagctagggatgatgggagttgtagtccaaaaacagctggaggcacaaggttgggaaagactgctctAGACAcacgccccgccccgccccttgccACAGAGTCTAAAGTTATTTAACTGCATTGTTGCTCCCCAGCCCCACAAtcccatcctggctggggcagattttAGCACTGGGCGAATGAACACTCACTTCAAAGTATTGCCCGGCTTGGAAGGGGTTGACAGCCAGCTCCCGCTCCTCACGTCCCCATTGGCCGTTCAGGAAGCTGTTCCTGACCACAGCGCGCTCGTTCATGCGGGGGTTGATGTGCAGGACCGTATCCGGGCCAGCTTTGAAGTTGATCCGGAatctagaagaggaggaggaaggaaaggattTGTTAAAATCAGTCATTTAGCACTgcggcactttggaactccctgcctattggcatCAGGCAGGCGCCTCCACTCGACTCTGTCAAAAGCTATTTTTTGTTTCGATGGGTGTTTAGAACAGTGGCATGCTTTCAGCTTACTgaagtttttaaaattttctggACGCTTTCACCGTTTTCACTAATAATCTTACCGTTCTATTTGTTtcgcaaactgctttgaggttttctgtaATTGAGTGGTATATCGAGTGTATggcacaaatgaataaataaatgaataaaataagaaTATCCGTGCTGGGTCAAATCAAAGGCCTCCTGTTTCCTATAACAGCCCTGCTGGACACCTCTGGGGAGCCCACAAATCAGGGTGCAAAGGAAAcagacccccacccccttgttaaTTTGTCTGCAATTTTTGTTATTAAGAGGTAGAATGCCTCTGACCATGCGGGCTCTGCGTAGCAAGCACGTCTTATTGCAGCTGGCAGGCCTGCCCCCTTATGCGAATCATTCTAAGTTCATTCTTAAAGCCACCTTCAGGCGACGGCGCCTGCATCTTGTCGCAAGTGAATGCCATGTGCTAATTTTTCACAGAAGGAAGGAGTACTTTTGTGTGGCATAACCTGAACCTGTTGCCTGTCAGTTTTCATGGACTGATCCCTGGGGAACCTGAGGCCATGCAGaagctgctggactacagctggGCGGTTGCAGGTTCCTCATTCTCTTGCACAGTGCATGAAAAGCCCCATTTTGTTATTACTTTCAGCCTCTAATAGCTCTGGGATTCAGCAAGAtgaaactcgaactcaggactCCTAATTGGGTTGAAGAGCAGTGGGGATCTGAGGCTTCAAGGAGAAGCAGGTGGAAAGTGGGTCTAATTGCTGTGAGGGAGTAGTGCACACAATGTTTGCATTAATGACATTCCCCGGTCTAGAAGAAAAGGGTTGCCACTTATTCACGGAAACAGGCAGAAACAGGACGGCTTACTGTTGAGCGTTCGGTGGAATGAATCCTCTCATCACGACGGTCCTCTTGGATCCCAGCCCTCCGGCGAGGTTGCCTCGGTATGGCACTTGCTGAAACACGAGTTTATAGAGATATATGACTGTGAGAGTTCAAAAGCATattcattgcagggggctggactagatgacccttggtcccttccaattaaCTCTGAGATTCTATGGTTTGAGGCAACATGCAATACTTTCTCAAGCTACCAGTGTACCTGGAACACAGGGATGTTTGCCGTTCAGGGGCTAAGAGAGGCAAGCTGGGGGAAATGTGGCCCAAGTTTAGGAGGACATCAGAGCAGCCCtatagctggatcaggccccaagGCAGATGCCcatagggcatgggtaggcaaactaagagccgggggccagatccggcccaattgctttctaaatctggcccgcagacggtctgggaatcagcgtgtttttacatgagtagaatgtgtccttttatttaaaatgcatctctgggttatttgtggggcataggaattcattcatttttttcttcaaaatatagtctggccccccacaaggtctgatggacggtggaccagccccctgctgaaaaagtttgctgacccctgcctaggggaagcctgcaagcaggaaccgAGCGCAGCAATCCTTTTTCCTATTCCAAGCAACTTAACCCTTCCAgcagcaagccagcagtaaatcacactgtgatAGTTGGAGCTAACTCTTTATTAGCCAAAAACACGATCTGCACAGCAAAGGGCCTCAGTtagaggggatgaggggggaggggggagggggaggtcaaacccagccttataatggacccctttgattctcaacaccAGCGGgtgccactggtggcagaagtggactcgtgggtggggggtatttgaagggacagaatatatactgtatgtcttgttggtcttgtttgtataaaaatccaataaaaattattttaaaaaaataaaataaaatgattttcccctaaaaaaaaagaaaaaaagaaaagggcctCAGTTGATGATTGCAGGCTCTGGACTGGTTGAGAatcagcaaggagagagagaaaggaagatatCAGCAAATCCCGCTACACTTACCGGGTGGTAGGAAGCGGGGACATTCATCACCTGTGAGGGAAGAAACCCCAAATAAGTCATTTACCTGTTCAACATCCACTCAGAGACTCCTAACCCGAATCCCATGAGCACCAGGAAGAAATAGCCGTCTGAACCAGCCTttctccttattttcttttttttaaaattgcgtTTCTTCCCTACCTTTTCCTTCGGGCAGCCAAAGATGCCATACACGGTTCTTCCGCTtcttcatttaatcctcacaacaaccgtgTGAGGGAGGTTAAGCTGAGAGGTTAAGCccagcggggattcgaaccgtggtCTCCCAGGTCTAACACTTTAACCACCCTGCTCAAGCTCTAAGCAAGTCAGCCTGCTGGAAAACCTTTGTGCCACTTTCTTCCCCCTGTCTATTTGGAGTACTTACGGGAAGGTTGGAAGGCGGGTACCCTGGCATCATgccctaaagagagagagagaaaaattataAAGCAGGGACTAAATTCTGTGCCAGCGTCAAGCGGTTGGCACAATCGGGCATCTGCCTGGTGCCCCAAACCCAAAACAAATTCAATACCTTGCTATGCAAATACAGTTATCACAATACCCAAAGCGCAACAGgctgaataataataactgtGAACATTTTATTGGTTGTTTCCTAACGTAAAGGTCTAGCCCAGTATGTGCAACATATACAGTTCATATAACCTATAATatattccttcttttctttttctttttgatatacatttttattagtttgtacatatattttccaaacagaaCATCTCACCTCATTTTATACAACATTTTGGCTATTTTAGCCTGAGACTTCCATCAATGGTTTTCAAACCTCATCTCTTAATCTTACGTTTGTTATCCTCACTGTTACTTTTAATAACACATAACTTAAAATCCATTCCCATAAATCTTTTCTGCAATACTTCCtgtagttctccttacaaaacttcttgcagtccTACAAGCGTAGTCAGTtggttacaattgtctttcaaataactCGTATATCTACTCCAATCTTTCAAGAATTTCTGGTCCCaatacatttcttcttttcttatcttttcttgTTGTTTCTTCCTGTATAACACCATCCTTGTGCCAGCAGTCTACATAAGCTGTGTTGTTCTTGTAACCTTGAGGAATTTCCTGTTTTTACCTAAGGATTGTGTTATACAAGGAACTCACAACCAATAAAATGTACACAGTTATTATTCATCCTGTTGCGCTTTGTGTATTGTGGTGCCCCAAACCCAGCAAGGAGCCACCTtgcaccctctcctcctcctcctcctctgcctctccaCCATTGCACCCTGCTTGCATTATTCGCCCCAACTCTTGCTTGGcaaaggcaaggtgaggtgagggcagcgaggaggaggaggattggaTGGCAAGGCAAGCTTGCTCTCTGGCAGCAAGCCAGCAGGTGGCAGCGCTGAGCGTTACTTTTATTGCTACCTCTCCACCCCAACCTTTCCTGCAAGGtgcacagcaaccctgtgaggtaggctaggcgaGGAAGAGGAGCTGATCAGAAAGGTTATGAGAGTGTTTCTCACAAAGGCCCGCTAAAACACGGTACAGGAAGCAAAATATGTTctgcttccgaggcaaagttcacaaaccaaaacacctgcatccaggtttgcagcgttcttaatccaagttgttcataaactaagcttttcttaaaccaaggtaccactgtgtacacacatacacacacgcttAAATTTTCTGTTTCGCAATTTAAAATACTAATTTTAACATCTTtacaatatcaatgacttcccttcttctctttccatggttcattttacatataataaatccctgcatatttcacaaaaactaaaccattcagtactCCACTATTACATCCATCTAAACTTATTtgaactgttgaatttatcttaatgctgccaacgttttcaggtGTACAAATCCCCCCCCATACATTCAGTAAACATTCTCCAAtattctctaaatgtatgttcttcttgttctcttagtcTATGGTCCTTTGGGGtctctacagttatatgattctgTAATCCAATCAATTGGTCCCAGTGATCTTTTGTGGATGTTGCAGGGCAACGGTATTGGCCACAGCACCCAGCTTCCCAAGAACACCAGTTTCCATTAAAGGAAGCACCCGAGCCGAGTTTCTAGTCCATACGATGGAAGGCATGCACGGAACTGCTCAATCACACTTCTAAGCCCTGCCTTctgccataaggactagaaacctggtatgtatgtgtgtggctgCTTCCTTTAAATGCGTGTAGGCAAACCCTGGTGGAATCTCAGAAGCTAGAGGAGTTTCTGAATTAGATTTGTAGAGAATTTGGGAGCAATTGCTGCTGCCTCAACGAGCAAGAGATCCAGAAGACGGGAGAATAAATTTTGCAAAAGCGATTTAAAAAAAGTGTGGTATATACAGACCATTCAATTGAAGTTGTGGTGCTGCAGAGTTTATCAGACCTCTGAATTCTGAGCCTGCACAGAACTCTCCATTTGGCCTCCCGAGACATAGATTTCTACTTGTTTATGTATATctgccccaccttttcctccaaggagctcaagacggtgtgtgcggtcctccccccccccagtttatcctcacaacagccctgtgaggtaggctaggctgaggactgtgcgaggattcgaaccctggtcgcCTCGGCCATAGCCCAGTGTTCTAACCACTGCGTGACACTGCCTCTCATCCCATCTCCCCAGCACCACACACACCACCCAAACACAACCTGTGCTCCTGCCCAGTCCCCGCCCCCATAAATTCCTCTCCTCCTTACAGTACTCACCTGCATCCCCATTTGTGGATATTGCTGCCCTGGCATTCCCTGCACCGGAATGAGAAGCAAAGAAGATTGAGGCAagcagggtggggcggggggctTTAGTCTGCGCCCACTTCATAGCTGGGGAAGCAGTGGGCCTCTTCCCAAAATTTGGGTctctgttttcggactacaattcccatcatccctgactactggccttTCTAGTTGgagatgatgatgggagttgtagttaaacagtttgggaaaccctgctctagatcagCGACGGGgagcctgcagccttccagattttgctggactacaactcccatcaacccctgaccattggccggtTGGCTGGGGcagctgggagttgtggtccaaccacatctggaaggacacaggttccccaactctgGAGGAGAAGGGAGCGAATgtcatctctctcctgctctgccccAAGTCAAGGAGCCTAGAACTCGAGGCCGGTCAAGCTGTTTTCGTGGGTTCAGAATGgcgtcagtctggatgatgccccAAGCCCCTCCCAATTCTTGGGGTCCTGTACCCAGTGAGGGTTGCCACTATTTTGGCACCTATGGCAGAAACAGCCACGGGCACCTGCCCAGCAGAGAGACACTCATTATTTTGCTTTGTGACTCTTAACAGGACCGGCTCTACCATTGGGTAgagtgaagcagccacctcagcTGGTTTTTGGCCATCGCAAAGAGGCAGCAAATTGATAGCTATTGACTGCTGCTTCATTTTCGTTGCTTGTGGATCTGCTATTTTCCATTCCTCCatcttaagtttggttctccgaactcctgcagcaatttgcaattttttccCTTAACcctcatgaaaacccaccagcatcTTAGTGCAAATATCTCCTAGCCAACACTATTTAATATGCAGTTTTGGCTAACATATTTTGCAAGCCGTTTCTCCCTTATATGCCATCTTCTCTATTTGCTCTTGCATGCACTTTGGGCAATGCTGGATGTTTGGagaactgccctgcaaaattcagggaagtgtgaattttgcaggagggctgtgttttgcttttcatATTGTTTCGGATTTGCCTTCAAATGGAAATTGAATCAAAGTCCACCCCATCTCTAATTAGGAGTGGGAGACCTCAGacttgggggccaaatgtgggCCTTGAGAACTCATTATCTGGCTACTAGCACTCTCCCCAAGCCCCGACCCATCTCCTTGGGCCACACCCCCTCCTTGGGCCACacccacaggccacacccctatCTACAAGCCCTGCTTTGCAACCTGCTTTTTGCCttcctggaatgtgtccttggactccGATAAAGATTCTCGCTTGCCTGATTGGAGGATAGATTGGGCGTGTCTGTGCATGGGAGTAAATgaacatccattgctccacccacttttgctgctgacccctcccactgctgctgcatgGCGCCCCGAAAACTTGTCCAGAAGGGTGAAAATTGTGCCTTGAAAACTTTCCATGATATCGGATGCTCACCCCGCCTCCCATCATGGCTCCTCCGATGGTGTTCACTGACTGCAGCTCCAGGTCACCATTGGCCTGCACAGCCTGGACTCGCTCGGGGGGGATCCTGTGGCCAAAGGTGCAGAAGGGGTTCCTGTTCACAAGGATCTGCCAGGACGCAAACGAGGAGGAGGTGCAAGTGAGCCTCTttgagccagcaataaatcacactgagaaAGTTAGAGCAAGCTATTAGCAAAGACACGATCGACACAGGGGTGTCAGGCCTAACGGGCACAGCAGCTCATCTCCGGTCGGTCCTGCCaccatgaagcagttgctaagACCGAAGGTCCCAGCCTCCCCACAGATGCTTAAGTCCCCATGTCTCTagggttctccccccccgcccagcaattggagactgtgcctgcatgaagccaacctctcctccaccctgttcatgcctcttctggatCTGGGAGAAAAGCAGATCTGGGAGAaaagcttgtcgcagcaggagggggggcacATCTGTAGAATGGCCGTTTATATTGGTCTCATCATAGTATGTTTGCACTACCGGTAGTTTGCACATTTTGTATAATTATACTGATGTCAAATATTGTTGAACATTCCATTACATCAGACCAGGAGGCTGCTATTTAACCTATAGTGTACAGATATCAGCATCTCCTGCATTCAGGCTGAACAGATGATGAACTCTGGGACCCTTGGGTGCTCACACAAACCTGGTATCCCTCGGGGTTGACGATGATGATGACCTCAAAGTGTGAACCCTTTTGGAGTGGCATGCTATGGTGTTCCTCCTTGCCCCACTTGCCCCCTTGGAAGCTGTTCAAGACAATCTTGTCTTTGCCATCAAAGCGGGGGTTGAAGTGCAGGGCAATGTCAGCCCCGTCGTTCATGCCACAGACAAAGTTCAGGCTGAATCTGGAAACCATGGATGGAAAGAAACagggaaaacaataaaatgtagTCAGAAGGCAACCTGTTTGCTGTTATATTGTGTTGCTGACATTTTCCACCCCACTTCCCATAAGGCTTGATGCACACTGAATTTGGCATCCTTCAAAGGGTGGCTTCCGTTTAAATAATAATAGGCGAGTTGCTAGTCctcattgcttttttttaatatactgtatataaaaagcaAGTTACTAGTCCTCGTTGCTTCGGAATACGATTCAAAACATGCAAGGAGCAAGTACTAAGGATAAAGTATCTGAAGCTAAAGGGGGATATGCACATTTtggaaaactgctttgaggttttattaacAATCAAGAGTTACAGTATATGAATGTCGTGAAATCAATCAATATAGTCCATGGAGAATAAAGttttgctgagttcaatggggcttccttccaggtaagtgggtataaaaGTGCAGCCTAAATGAGGATTTATAGCAGCGAAGAAGCAATGGCATAGCTTCTTGTTCTGACCTATGGCAAGGAGAATAAAAAGAATACGCAgatttgctctctcttttttgccacaTTTGCACAAAACTACATTAATGTGGAAGTTTCTTGGTAGAGAATGTGGGCTTTTgcagaacactttttaaaaataaaaaaaaattatgtttgataaaatgtatataccacttgaatgtaaaaaacaacaaagcagtttccaaacataataaaagaataaaattatcaataagagCAGTTTCTAAGCATTcggaaaacaattaaaatcaacGATAAGCTGAAAACAGGTTAAAACACATGcccaacattctacatgtctggataaaggtaaaggtaaaggtgaccgactctggggttgcagcgctcatcttgtgttattggccaaggaagccaatgtacagcttccgggtcatgtggccagcatgacaaagccgcttctggtgaaccagagcagcacacggaaatgccgtttaccttcccgctggagcggtacctatttatctacttgcactttgacgtgctttcgaaccactaggtgggcaggagctgggaccaagcaacgggagctcaccccgtcgcggggattcgaaccgccgaccttctgatcggcaagccctaggctctgtggtttctgGAGATCAAAGCAGTCAAGAGGGCATATAAGGACTTAGGCGATCTCGCAGGTAAGCTGGTCTCAGGTGGTCAGTCCTACTTTTGTGGCCACCCCTCCTACCCAGAAAGGACCCCTTACCTCTTGGTATGGTGTGGAACCATCCCTTGTACATATATGGACATGCCGGGGTGGAGCCCACCAGGGACGGGCTGGGTATGAGGGAGGGGCTGAAAGACAAGAAGTTTGGGATGTGTGAGAGATGCAATATACCGAGATCCAAGTTCATGCAAAAAATGTGTTTGGtggctatgccctgcctccactgtcaagaggcagcaaagcttctaaATGcctgtttctggaaaccacaggaggggagagggctcttgcgttcgaatcctgcttgcaggtttcccacaagcatctggacATGCGCCGGGcaaaatgggccactggcctgatccagtaggctcttctgatgttcttatgtatATCACGACAAAAAGGTGCCTATTTGGGAAAACCTGCACTAAAAGCCCCGAGCATTTTCCCGATAACcttttctttatctttaaatgcaaaactgGTCCAGAAATTGTGGAGAATTGTACTTAAGGCTGGAAAACCGAGAACTCGGAATGGCCGGGTCCATACACCCGAGCTGCCAGCTCATCCTTTGCTTTGCAAGGTCAGTTGGGAATCTGCCAAAAGCGCTGTGTTAATTATTAAGCCATCCAACCATGAAAC includes:
- the LGALS4 gene encoding galectin-4 produces the protein MAFVPAPGYMPTFNPPLPHTQPVPGGLHPGMSIYVQGMVPHHTKRFSLNFVCGMNDGADIALHFNPRFDGKDKIVLNSFQGGKWGKEEHHSMPLQKGSHFEVIIIVNPEGYQILVNRNPFCTFGHRIPPERVQAVQANGDLELQSVNTIGGAMMGGGGMPGQQYPQMGMQGMMPGYPPSNLPVMNVPASYHPQVPYRGNLAGGLGSKRTVVMRGFIPPNAQQFRINFKAGPDTVLHINPRMNERAVVRNSFLNGQWGREERELAVNPFQAGQYFELSIRCGNQRFKVFANGQPLFNYNHRYQNFQRIDTLEIEGDVELSYIQY